One segment of Halorubellus sp. JP-L1 DNA contains the following:
- a CDS encoding PQQ-binding-like beta-propeller repeat protein produces MQDGSSRRRLLEVGALGALAGLGGCLRLTSDDGTTADGATDSGSATTAPAATDRSTEGDGESDGTETADETESDPSTREISGPASVDHTFVDPQNGMAQPDASAPATAPIVDWEHAIDGGLNTRIFSGPLVTADALVVSSYRDVVAYERGGGGVRWRLSESAIDDYRTTTRPNHREGAVVLVGSNDRTREWELVALESADGTKRWSVTLPVAEEEQPRASLVDGSRAVVVTGSMNDASTQYSDLLVVDLDAQSVTYEARLADAQLNPEDLALDGDTLLVTTDEAASGVDNVVAFDLAERERRWSKRLPIGESIPVLGDDDVYLATESDTRTAAVRALARSDGSETWTFDLQSAPRTGVTVAHGRVYAVTNNKLYAVDATDGTPTWSYAPTEGPRIHGGSSQLPVATSEHLLLGSNFGEDGTGAVRAVTVADGELAWRVDLPHVEVYSPFVVDDHLYAFGRDREDGTGGVYALH; encoded by the coding sequence ATGCAGGACGGTTCCAGCAGACGGCGGTTGCTCGAGGTGGGGGCACTCGGGGCGCTCGCCGGACTCGGCGGCTGCCTCCGTCTCACCAGCGACGACGGTACTACCGCCGACGGCGCGACGGACTCCGGTTCGGCGACGACCGCGCCGGCAGCGACCGACCGCTCGACCGAGGGGGACGGCGAATCAGACGGCACGGAGACGGCGGACGAAACCGAGTCCGACCCGTCGACCCGAGAGATCAGCGGGCCGGCGTCGGTCGACCACACGTTCGTCGACCCGCAGAACGGGATGGCTCAGCCGGATGCGAGCGCGCCGGCGACCGCCCCGATCGTCGACTGGGAGCACGCCATCGACGGCGGCCTGAACACGCGGATCTTCAGCGGCCCGCTCGTCACGGCGGACGCGCTCGTCGTCTCGTCGTACCGGGACGTCGTCGCGTACGAACGCGGTGGTGGCGGCGTGCGCTGGCGGCTCTCCGAGTCCGCGATCGACGACTACCGGACGACGACGCGACCGAACCACCGCGAGGGAGCCGTCGTCCTCGTCGGTTCGAACGACCGCACCCGCGAGTGGGAGCTCGTCGCGTTAGAGAGCGCGGACGGGACGAAGCGCTGGTCGGTGACGCTACCCGTCGCCGAGGAGGAACAGCCACGCGCGAGCCTCGTCGACGGGAGTCGAGCGGTCGTCGTGACCGGCTCGATGAACGACGCGTCCACGCAGTACTCGGACCTGCTCGTCGTCGACCTCGACGCGCAGTCCGTGACGTACGAGGCCAGGCTGGCGGACGCCCAGCTCAACCCGGAGGACCTCGCGCTCGACGGCGACACGCTCCTCGTCACGACCGACGAGGCCGCGTCGGGCGTGGACAACGTCGTCGCGTTCGACCTCGCGGAGCGGGAGCGACGCTGGTCGAAGCGCCTCCCGATCGGCGAGAGCATCCCCGTCCTCGGCGACGACGACGTCTACCTCGCCACGGAGAGCGACACGCGAACCGCCGCCGTCCGCGCACTCGCTCGAAGCGACGGATCGGAGACGTGGACGTTCGACCTCCAGAGCGCACCCCGGACGGGGGTCACCGTCGCCCACGGTCGGGTCTACGCCGTCACCAACAACAAACTGTACGCCGTCGATGCGACCGACGGCACGCCGACGTGGTCGTACGCGCCGACGGAGGGCCCCCGCATCCACGGCGGGTCGAGCCAGCTCCCGGTCGCGACGAGCGAGCACCTCCTCCTCGGGAGTAACTTCGGCGAGGACGGTACCGGCGCCGTCCGCGCGGTCACGGTCGCGGACGGCGAACTCGCGTGGCGCGTCGACCTCCCCCACGTCGAAGTGTATAGCCCGTTCGTCGTCGACGACCACCTCTACGCGTTCGGTCGCGACCGCGAGGACGGCACCGGCGGCGTCTACGCGCTCCACTGA
- a CDS encoding ABC transporter permease subunit has product MTFTTILRDDFKNTRRSYVVIGVVAVLTAFVSLITYSVAEFHDDAFRALFDVSFFFFLVFPLILVPLTYLAVAGDRERGSIKHALGLPNTRAEYVFGKYVSRTAVAIGAVLLSTVAALLIGLGLYDGSVDVMRFLTFAAVSSLFVASMTAIFVACSTVASRRSRAMFGVIGAYFLLGPFWLGFLPVVSLSAVVTTIADLLGTTVADDTLGYIQMASPTTAYLSGLEPVYDGVVGTGEYPRVTRNYAGNGEELYSENWYNYLVMTAWGTVALGLSYARFRVAELG; this is encoded by the coding sequence GTGACGTTCACCACCATCCTCCGGGACGACTTCAAGAACACGCGGCGGTCGTACGTCGTCATCGGCGTCGTCGCCGTCCTCACCGCGTTCGTCTCCCTCATCACGTACTCGGTCGCGGAGTTCCACGACGACGCGTTCCGCGCGCTGTTCGACGTGTCGTTCTTCTTCTTCCTCGTCTTCCCGCTCATCCTCGTCCCGCTCACGTACCTCGCCGTCGCCGGCGACCGCGAGCGCGGGTCGATCAAGCACGCGCTCGGCCTCCCGAACACGCGCGCCGAGTACGTGTTCGGGAAGTACGTCTCCCGGACCGCGGTCGCCATCGGTGCCGTCCTCCTGTCGACGGTCGCCGCACTCCTGATCGGGCTCGGGTTGTACGACGGGAGCGTGGACGTGATGCGGTTCCTCACGTTCGCCGCCGTCTCGTCGCTGTTCGTCGCGTCGATGACCGCGATCTTCGTCGCGTGCTCGACGGTCGCGAGCCGACGGTCGCGCGCGATGTTCGGCGTCATCGGCGCGTACTTCCTCCTCGGGCCGTTCTGGCTCGGGTTCCTCCCCGTCGTGAGCCTGAGCGCGGTCGTCACGACGATCGCCGACCTGCTCGGGACGACCGTCGCCGACGACACGCTGGGGTACATCCAGATGGCCTCCCCGACGACGGCGTACCTCTCCGGGCTCGAGCCCGTGTACGACGGCGTGGTCGGAACGGGCGAGTACCCGCGCGTCACGCGGAATTACGCGGGCAACGGCGAAGAGCTCTACAGCGAGAACTGGTACAACTACCTCGTCATGACGGCGTGGGGCACGGTCGCGCTCGGCCTGAGTTACGCGCGGTTCCGCGTCGCAGAACTCGGGTGA
- a CDS encoding ABC transporter ATP-binding protein: MTAIRTDALTKRFGEDVLAVDGLDLAVDEGEVFGFLGPNGAGKSTTINTILGFLQPTSGSVDVLGMDVTEESLAIRRRIGLLPEGYEPYENLTGREHVQSAIHAKGASDDPDELLDRVGLAPDDARRAASEYSTGMAKRMSLAVALVGDPDLLILDEPSTGLDPDGVGLLREIIREEAARGASVFFCSHILEEVEKVCDRVGILNQGELVAVDTIENLRSEMGAGATVSVTLGAPPADLGVADLDDVRSVTVDDRRVDVEVSDATAKMRVLRHVDERATVRDVGIEEASLEALFDEFTSDAPAAARETAGDAGSEREQVAAADGGESA, encoded by the coding sequence ATGACAGCGATACGAACTGACGCCCTGACGAAGCGCTTCGGCGAGGACGTCCTCGCCGTCGACGGCCTCGACCTCGCAGTCGACGAGGGCGAGGTGTTCGGATTTCTGGGTCCCAACGGCGCCGGCAAGTCGACGACGATCAACACGATCCTCGGGTTCCTCCAGCCCACGTCCGGATCGGTCGACGTCCTCGGGATGGACGTCACCGAGGAGTCGCTCGCGATCCGACGACGGATCGGTCTCCTCCCCGAGGGGTACGAGCCGTACGAGAACCTCACCGGGCGCGAGCACGTCCAGTCCGCGATCCACGCGAAGGGCGCGAGCGACGACCCGGACGAACTCCTCGACCGCGTGGGGCTGGCGCCCGACGACGCCCGTCGAGCCGCGAGCGAGTACTCGACGGGGATGGCCAAGCGGATGTCGCTCGCGGTGGCGCTCGTCGGCGACCCGGACCTGCTCATCCTCGACGAGCCGTCGACGGGACTCGACCCGGACGGCGTCGGTCTCCTTCGGGAGATAATCCGCGAGGAGGCGGCCCGCGGCGCGAGCGTGTTCTTCTGCAGTCACATCCTCGAGGAGGTCGAGAAGGTCTGCGATCGCGTCGGCATCCTCAACCAGGGCGAGCTGGTCGCCGTCGACACCATCGAGAACCTGCGGTCGGAGATGGGTGCGGGTGCCACGGTATCGGTCACGCTCGGCGCGCCGCCCGCCGACCTCGGCGTCGCGGACCTCGACGACGTCAGGTCGGTGACCGTCGACGACCGCAGGGTCGACGTCGAAGTCAGCGATGCGACGGCGAAGATGCGCGTCCTCCGGCACGTCGACGAGCGCGCGACCGTCCGCGACGTCGGCATCGAGGAGGCGTCGCTGGAGGCGCTGTTCGACGAATTCACGAGCGACGCACCTGCGGCCGCGCGAGAGACGGCAGGGGACGCCGGGAGCGAACGAGAGCAAGTGGCGGCGGCCGACGGAGGTGAGTCCGCGTGA